The DNA window TCCTTTTTCACATTTACGATCAGGCCTATCTGTCGCCGTCCAGCATACGGCCCAAGCCACCGAGCACCGAGCCTTCTCCGCGATCGCTGCCACCGGCCGAGGGGGCGTGCGCCAGGATCCTGTCCGCCATCCTCGAGAACGGCAGGCTTTGCAGCCAAACGGTACCGTGACCGGACAGGGTCGCCAGGAACAGACCTTCACCACCGAACACCATGGACTTGAGCGAACCGGCGCGCTGAATGTCGTAATCAATACCCGAGGTAAAGCCCACCAGACAACCTGTGTCTACTCTCAGGGTCTCGCCGCGCAGCTCTTTCTTTATCAGGGTGCCGCCCGCGTGGATAAAGGCCATGCCATCACCCTTGAGGCATTGCAGAATAAAGCCTTCGCCGCCGAAAAAACCGGCGCCGAGACGGCGGTTGAATTTCATGCTGACCTGGGTGCCGAGCGCCGCAGCGAGGAAACTGTCCTTTTGCAGGATAAGTTCGCCGCCCACCTCGTCCAAATCTATGGCCAGCAGGGTGCCGGGGTAAGGCGCCGAAAAGGCCACCCGGCGCTTGCCGTGGCCCTGGTTGCTGAAATGGGTCATAAACAGGCTTTCACCGGTCAACATGCGCTTGCCGGCACCCATCAGCTTGCCGAAAAAGCCCGACTCGGGTTCGGAGCCATCCCCCATGCGGGCCTCAAAGCTGATGCCCTCTTCCATATAGGTCATGGCACCGGCCTCGGCGATGACGGTTTCGCCCGGATCCAGCTCCACCTCCACCAGCTGCATGCTGCTGCCTTTAATCTCGTAGTCCACCTCGTGGCAACGTCTGGTCATGGTCTCCCTCCGTTATCTGACCTTAAATTGAATCGCTTCTTGATACTGGGTGTAATGTTTGCGTAACAGCTGTGGCTCAGCTTATGACATAAAATGTCATTGCGTCATGAACCCAAATGTAACTGTTTGTGTTGGCACATGATACCTGTGTCAGCCCAAACCGCCGGTGACGCCTTCGTTTCTGGCAAATTCTTCCAGAATGAGTTCGGTAAACAGCCTGCCGGCCCTCCCCAGGGGGCGCTCCAGGGTCGACACCAGTTGCGGAGTAAAGGTATAGCGGCTGCCGCCAACAAAGTCGATTTCCTTGAGGCTGCCGTCCTGGAGTTCCTGATGAATAAGGAAGTCCGGCATCCAGCCAAAGCCCAGCCCCTTGAGCAGGGCGTTCTTCTTCATGATAAAGCCCGACAGGTAAAACACCTTGTCGCCGCCAAATTGCAATTCGTCGCGGTAGGTTTTCACCGGGGATGAATCCTCAATGGTCAGCTCCACGTGCTGCTGCAGTTCGGTCAGGCTCAGTTTTTTGCCACCCGCCAGCGGATGATGGGCTGCGGTTACCAGCACGCTGGTGATGGCAGGCAGCGCCTGAGC is part of the Shewanella cyperi genome and encodes:
- a CDS encoding TIGR00266 family protein, translating into MTRRCHEVDYEIKGSSMQLVEVELDPGETVIAEAGAMTYMEEGISFEARMGDGSEPESGFFGKLMGAGKRMLTGESLFMTHFSNQGHGKRRVAFSAPYPGTLLAIDLDEVGGELILQKDSFLAAALGTQVSMKFNRRLGAGFFGGEGFILQCLKGDGMAFIHAGGTLIKKELRGETLRVDTGCLVGFTSGIDYDIQRAGSLKSMVFGGEGLFLATLSGHGTVWLQSLPFSRMADRILAHAPSAGGSDRGEGSVLGGLGRMLDGDR